The Halorhabdus sp. BNX81 genome includes a region encoding these proteins:
- a CDS encoding PGF-CTERM sorting domain-containing protein codes for MTKRNLAVLIVVAACVLAGTAVAAADNGDPGVPITNETDTADGAYVTDDGSVIVVSQSEGAAGTGELGMNVTEGLVYGSYHEPVETNVTGEFAMAANKSQVNASGSLAMPRPENLQSLDATIESTTNAENSRSDMDLEATVALPEDSSALTMLFDEFTTTGTATTSGSALEMQGSANWSAALGMDAQEHSFDLRATEKGHVLEASQSYNVSSFAAEQWNTREKATESLEGQFSMVAQMVNGSSNLTMDAYDFESTEDGGHLDVEYTVELQGIHQFLQQGLAESLSESPQFGDSMNDLDVELDDVSIDRVSVSVDVNQGSGSASWDVAVDGYDQLMLAYMDVMEATDDSGMIANQSDRLEAQFAAMQSANYSQTGSWDIAVSTTTDGAIQADASMEQRTDNWQAYVAERDARDLPAVGTQRFAFDAATEADQVVMNGSFLVQREDMYGQTLQSLERSFEQSSSVAGTPDINPFARLNAADFVGSRLDASVNETAVAMDGHAEFGNLSALTSLMDEQMDAGSMEQIYVDAEGDSATTYVRLENVVESDSPDKTTLREHEMISDETNIYLPGEWDTETQSVTVPDSSAETSMALPVANDDAQQSDDEMTDDETSESSSTDEPTDQSSEDDTETTDEPTETTTSTGPGFGVVVAVVATLAVAMIGLRRH; via the coding sequence ATGACGAAGAGAAACCTTGCCGTCCTGATAGTGGTCGCGGCGTGTGTCCTCGCCGGCACAGCCGTCGCGGCTGCGGACAATGGGGATCCAGGCGTACCGATAACGAACGAGACAGACACTGCGGATGGGGCATACGTCACTGACGATGGCAGCGTGATCGTCGTCTCTCAGAGTGAGGGTGCCGCGGGCACCGGTGAACTCGGGATGAACGTCACGGAGGGACTGGTGTATGGCAGTTACCACGAACCAGTCGAGACAAACGTGACGGGCGAGTTCGCGATGGCCGCCAACAAGTCACAAGTCAACGCGTCGGGCTCGCTCGCGATGCCACGGCCCGAGAACCTCCAGTCGCTTGATGCGACCATCGAAAGCACCACCAATGCCGAGAACTCCCGCAGCGACATGGACCTCGAAGCGACCGTTGCCCTCCCCGAGGACTCCAGTGCCCTCACGATGCTGTTCGACGAGTTCACGACCACTGGCACGGCCACAACGAGCGGTTCGGCCCTCGAGATGCAGGGGAGTGCCAATTGGTCGGCCGCGCTCGGCATGGACGCCCAGGAGCATTCGTTCGACCTGCGGGCGACCGAGAAGGGACACGTGCTGGAAGCCAGCCAGTCCTACAACGTCAGCTCGTTCGCGGCCGAGCAGTGGAACACTCGCGAGAAGGCCACCGAGTCCCTCGAGGGGCAGTTCTCGATGGTCGCACAGATGGTCAATGGGTCCAGCAATCTCACGATGGACGCGTATGACTTCGAGTCGACCGAGGACGGCGGACATCTCGATGTCGAATACACCGTCGAACTCCAGGGGATCCACCAATTCCTCCAGCAGGGGCTTGCGGAGTCCCTGTCCGAGAGCCCACAGTTCGGCGACTCGATGAACGACCTCGACGTCGAACTTGACGACGTCTCGATCGACCGAGTCTCGGTTTCAGTTGACGTCAATCAGGGATCCGGATCCGCAAGCTGGGACGTGGCTGTCGACGGCTACGACCAGCTCATGCTCGCGTACATGGATGTCATGGAGGCCACCGACGATAGTGGCATGATCGCCAACCAGTCGGATCGTCTCGAAGCGCAGTTCGCAGCCATGCAATCGGCGAACTACTCACAGACTGGATCGTGGGATATCGCCGTTTCGACGACGACTGACGGAGCCATCCAGGCGGATGCCTCGATGGAACAGCGGACCGACAACTGGCAGGCGTACGTCGCCGAACGGGATGCCCGTGACCTGCCGGCGGTCGGCACCCAGCGGTTCGCCTTCGACGCAGCCACGGAGGCCGATCAGGTGGTCATGAACGGGTCGTTCCTCGTCCAGCGCGAGGACATGTACGGACAGACCCTCCAGAGCCTCGAACGGAGTTTCGAACAGTCTTCCTCCGTCGCAGGGACGCCTGACATCAACCCGTTCGCGCGACTCAACGCGGCTGACTTCGTTGGCTCGCGCCTCGACGCCTCGGTTAACGAGACCGCCGTGGCTATGGATGGACACGCCGAATTCGGCAACCTCTCGGCGCTGACGAGCCTGATGGACGAACAAATGGACGCCGGCTCGATGGAACAGATCTACGTCGATGCGGAAGGCGACAGTGCAACGACGTACGTCCGACTGGAGAACGTCGTCGAGTCTGACAGTCCCGACAAAACCACGCTCCGGGAACACGAGATGATCTCCGACGAGACGAACATCTACCTGCCGGGAGAATGGGACACCGAGACACAGTCCGTCACGGTCCCGGACTCCTCGGCCGAGACGAGTATGGCGCTGCCGGTAGCAAACGACGACGCCCAGCAATCCGACGATGAGATGACCGACGACGAGACGAGTGAGTCGTCGTCCACCGATGAACCGACCGACCAATCGAGCGAGGACGATACTGAGACGACCGACGAACCCACCGAGACGACCACCTCGACTGGTCCCGGGTTCGGCGTCGTCGTCGCCGTGGTCGCCACGCTCGCCGTGGCGATGATCGGCTTGCGTCGTCACTGA
- the gatD gene encoding Glu-tRNA(Gln) amidotransferase subunit GatD has translation MNPGDRVAVEDGGRTFEGVLLPSSDAETLVVKLPNGYNVGIDRATAEADVLESDVYDIEPGEASEESKIEFDEDLPTISLISTGGTIASTVDYRTGAVTAQFDAEDVLRAVPELAGLANYRGRVVANILSENMTPDVWVDLAQAIHEEIEAGADGVVVMHGTDTMQFTASAMAFMLETPVPIVFTGSQRSADRPSSDNVMNAVCAVEAAKSDAAEVMIAMHASESDDTCALHRGTRARKNHTSRRDAFETIGREPLGEVDYETSEDDATSDSRAADGREIAFNRAYEERGDTELALRADLETDVDLVKFTPGAGPAMLDPVDGSAGVVIEGTGLGHVNTDWIDRIDALVEDGTTVVMTSQCIDGRVCDRVYDTGRDLLDAGVIEGEDMLPGTAMVKLMWVLANRDDPASAMCEPLAGEITDRSTPWE, from the coding sequence ATGAACCCAGGAGATCGCGTGGCGGTCGAGGACGGCGGCCGGACGTTCGAGGGTGTGTTACTCCCCTCCTCGGACGCGGAGACGCTCGTCGTCAAACTCCCGAATGGCTACAACGTCGGGATCGACCGGGCAACGGCCGAAGCAGACGTCCTCGAATCGGACGTCTACGACATCGAGCCGGGGGAAGCAAGCGAGGAATCGAAAATCGAATTCGACGAGGACCTCCCGACAATCTCGTTGATTTCGACCGGCGGCACCATCGCCTCCACCGTCGACTACCGGACCGGCGCGGTCACGGCGCAGTTCGACGCCGAGGACGTCCTCCGGGCCGTCCCCGAGCTCGCCGGCCTGGCCAACTACCGTGGGCGCGTCGTCGCGAACATTCTCTCGGAGAATATGACCCCCGATGTGTGGGTCGACCTCGCCCAGGCCATTCACGAGGAGATCGAAGCCGGGGCCGACGGCGTCGTCGTCATGCACGGCACCGATACGATGCAATTCACCGCGAGTGCGATGGCGTTCATGCTGGAAACGCCAGTGCCGATTGTCTTCACCGGCAGCCAGCGATCGGCCGATCGCCCCTCCTCGGACAACGTGATGAACGCCGTCTGCGCGGTCGAGGCCGCCAAAAGTGACGCCGCGGAGGTCATGATCGCCATGCACGCCTCCGAGAGCGACGACACTTGCGCCCTCCATCGAGGCACCCGCGCCCGAAAGAACCACACCTCCCGACGCGACGCCTTCGAGACGATCGGCCGGGAGCCCCTGGGGGAAGTCGACTACGAGACGAGCGAGGACGACGCAACCTCGGACAGTCGAGCGGCCGACGGCCGCGAGATTGCGTTCAACCGGGCGTACGAGGAGCGCGGCGACACCGAACTGGCACTGCGGGCTGACCTCGAAACCGACGTCGACCTCGTGAAGTTCACGCCCGGTGCGGGTCCAGCGATGCTCGACCCCGTCGATGGATCGGCGGGCGTGGTGATCGAAGGCACCGGGCTGGGCCACGTCAACACGGACTGGATCGACCGGATCGACGCGCTGGTCGAGGACGGCACGACGGTCGTGATGACCAGCCAGTGCATCGACGGCCGGGTCTGCGATCGCGTCTACGACACCGGGCGCGATCTGCTCGACGCCGGCGTGATCGAGGGCGAGGACATGCTTCCCGGGACGGCGATGGTCAAGCTGATGTGGGTGCTGGCCAACCGCGACGACCCCGCGAGTGCGATGTGCGAACCGCTGGCCGGCGAGATCACCGACCGATCGACACCCTGGGAATAG
- a CDS encoding TrkA C-terminal domain-containing protein, with translation MPSLPVALLFGVYLGVLTGIIPALVAWVLGFLFKYLTGVTLPGFGVVVLGVALAGVNGGLLALADPSITGSANAPTILLALLVIMMMVLYAHSKGDQLGAAMPRKLSLRTLGERTLALDLIESVGSNEVRVRVTGEVADVEGYPPLPDDLRAEIRAGEWTFPADLDLPELETRLAERLTNEFALGDVSVAIDKRGRATVAAAPPFSGLSKRVESGKRAVSVDALVPTGLARGDVVTVATADAQVRGTVLSARSSHDDSGPPRPADSPEQPVESASGPEQQPAKSVRAPTTTGGDGQVTVAVGRTDAEALLRSDRATIIVEARGTRREYALISLLRRAGKRFRRLTVRAGGELAGGTLGSAGLRDRFGVVVLAVRDGSGWEFDPPGTRSIEPGTELYVVGTRDGLDSLGAVVA, from the coding sequence ATGCCATCGCTACCAGTTGCCCTGCTCTTTGGCGTCTACCTGGGCGTGCTTACCGGCATCATCCCGGCGCTGGTCGCCTGGGTGCTCGGGTTCCTGTTCAAATATCTCACCGGTGTCACGCTGCCGGGGTTCGGTGTGGTCGTCCTCGGGGTCGCGTTGGCTGGCGTCAACGGTGGGTTGCTCGCACTTGCGGACCCCTCGATCACGGGGTCGGCCAATGCGCCGACGATCCTCCTCGCCCTGCTGGTAATCATGATGATGGTGCTGTACGCCCACAGCAAGGGCGACCAACTCGGCGCGGCAATGCCGCGGAAGCTCTCGCTTCGGACCCTCGGTGAACGGACGCTCGCTCTCGATCTGATCGAATCCGTCGGCAGCAACGAGGTCCGCGTGCGGGTGACCGGTGAGGTGGCCGACGTGGAAGGCTACCCCCCGCTGCCGGACGATCTCCGGGCGGAGATACGGGCCGGCGAGTGGACGTTCCCGGCCGATCTCGACCTGCCCGAATTGGAGACCAGACTCGCGGAGCGACTCACCAACGAATTTGCCCTGGGTGACGTCTCGGTCGCGATCGACAAGCGCGGCCGGGCGACCGTCGCGGCCGCACCGCCGTTCTCGGGGCTTTCCAAGCGCGTCGAGTCAGGCAAACGCGCCGTCTCCGTCGACGCGCTGGTTCCGACCGGTCTCGCCCGCGGGGACGTGGTGACGGTCGCGACGGCCGACGCACAGGTCCGCGGGACGGTCCTGAGTGCCCGCTCTTCCCACGACGACAGTGGCCCGCCCCGCCCGGCGGACTCGCCGGAGCAACCGGTGGAATCGGCTTCCGGACCGGAGCAACAGCCCGCCAAATCGGTCCGTGCACCGACGACAACCGGCGGTGACGGCCAGGTAACCGTCGCTGTCGGTCGGACCGACGCCGAAGCGCTGCTCCGGTCGGACCGGGCGACGATCATCGTCGAAGCGCGGGGCACTCGCCGGGAGTACGCGCTAATCTCGTTGCTTCGGCGAGCAGGCAAGCGGTTTCGCCGCCTGACCGTCCGGGCGGGCGGCGAACTCGCGGGGGGGACGCTCGGGTCGGCCGGCCTCCGGGACCGGTTTGGCGTCGTCGTGCTGGCCGTCCGGGACGGGAGTGGGTGGGAGTTCGACCCGCCGGGGACTCGCTCGATTGAACCAGGGACGGAGCTGTACGTCGTCGGAACGCGTGACGGACTCGACAGTCTCGGGGCGGTGGTAGCGTGA
- a CDS encoding DUF63 family protein, whose translation MAILPSGLVAPGLPYLVVLGLGALLTTLLLFGFEPPVGKRHVVALLPWMAIGGIAHGFYQVPGLYPAWVAPLFSAPTVYVTTYVLVATVWLLLILLGTATGNLGRVGTYLGAAGLGVLIVFLGAMVWQGIAPAVEFSPMWPTLAFVISLAVTAVTYFLVSLRWTGAVARTGIAGAAVVFAHTFDGVITMIGYDILGSTERTPIPAAIMDFAGSLPTAAYIGSGWLFLVVKVLIATFVVVTFADYVEEEPTYGSLFFVVITAVGLGPAVNNFVLFTLG comes from the coding sequence ATGGCAATTCTTCCAAGCGGGCTGGTCGCTCCGGGGCTGCCGTATCTGGTGGTACTCGGGCTGGGGGCGCTGCTGACGACACTGCTTTTGTTTGGGTTCGAGCCGCCGGTGGGGAAACGACACGTCGTTGCGTTGCTTCCGTGGATGGCGATCGGGGGGATCGCACACGGGTTCTATCAGGTGCCGGGACTGTACCCGGCGTGGGTCGCGCCGCTGTTTTCAGCTCCGACAGTGTACGTGACGACCTACGTCCTGGTGGCGACTGTCTGGCTGCTGTTGATCCTCCTCGGGACAGCCACGGGCAATCTCGGTCGCGTCGGGACGTATCTCGGGGCGGCTGGTCTCGGTGTCTTGATCGTCTTCCTCGGCGCGATGGTCTGGCAGGGGATCGCTCCGGCGGTCGAGTTCTCGCCGATGTGGCCGACCCTCGCGTTCGTAATCTCGCTTGCGGTGACGGCAGTCACGTACTTCCTGGTAAGTCTCCGTTGGACTGGGGCGGTCGCTCGGACGGGGATCGCCGGCGCGGCCGTCGTCTTCGCCCACACGTTCGACGGTGTGATCACGATGATCGGCTACGACATCCTGGGATCGACTGAGCGAACGCCGATCCCGGCGGCGATCATGGATTTCGCCGGCTCGCTGCCGACAGCCGCATACATCGGCTCCGGATGGCTGTTTCTCGTCGTGAAGGTACTCATCGCGACGTTCGTTGTCGTCACGTTTGCCGACTACGTTGAGGAGGAACCGACCTACGGCAGCCTCTTTTTCGTTGTCATCACGGCTGTCGGGCTCGGACCGGCGGTGAACAACTTCGTGCTGTTCACGCTGGGATAA
- a CDS encoding nucleoside phosphorylase: protein MAKQPHLLVEEGDLPDVVLLPGDPGRVDRIADHCENVETVTHNREYRIVTATYEGRELAICSTGIGSPSAAVAIEELAAVGVETFLRVGTTGALQSDIEIGDVIVATGAAKDEGTTKRYESATIPAVPDHEVVSTLVGAARRRDEPVHVGPIVTDDAFYAEDDSAVTDWEAAGLLAVEMEAASIFSLARRKGLRSGAICTVDGNLVEGTQKGETEDDELPAKAHDNVERMIEMALTAVTEL from the coding sequence ATGGCGAAACAACCGCACTTGCTCGTCGAGGAGGGCGACCTGCCCGACGTCGTGTTGCTTCCCGGTGATCCGGGCCGCGTCGATCGCATCGCCGACCACTGTGAGAACGTCGAAACGGTGACGCACAACCGCGAATACCGGATCGTCACCGCGACCTACGAGGGCCGGGAACTGGCGATCTGTTCGACCGGGATCGGGAGTCCGTCGGCGGCAGTTGCCATCGAGGAACTCGCGGCCGTCGGCGTCGAGACGTTCCTGCGCGTGGGGACGACCGGCGCACTCCAGTCCGACATCGAGATCGGCGACGTGATCGTCGCAACCGGCGCGGCCAAGGACGAAGGGACCACGAAACGCTACGAGTCGGCGACGATTCCGGCCGTCCCGGACCACGAGGTGGTGTCGACGCTGGTTGGGGCGGCCAGACGACGCGACGAGCCGGTCCACGTCGGGCCGATCGTGACAGACGATGCCTTTTACGCGGAGGACGACTCGGCCGTCACCGACTGGGAAGCCGCTGGCTTGCTCGCTGTCGAGATGGAAGCGGCCTCGATTTTCTCGCTGGCGCGTCGGAAGGGACTTCGCTCGGGCGCGATCTGCACCGTCGACGGGAATCTGGTCGAGGGGACCCAGAAGGGCGAAACCGAGGACGACGAACTGCCGGCGAAAGCACACGATAACGTCGAACGAATGATCGAGATGGCGCTCACGGCCGTGACGGAACTGTAA
- the deoC gene encoding deoxyribose-phosphate aldolase gives MLPEDVPARIEHTVLGPETTPAAVIDVLDDAIEYGMAACVPPCYVAQAGTYAPEVRLATVVGFPHGQHASSVKAAEAAQAGDDGADELDMVCNIGQLKAGEDELVRTDIAEVVAATSLPVKVIVEAPLLTDAELDRVGQLTAEAGADFLKTSTGFNGGATVADVERLSRYLPVKASGGIGSWEKAKAMFEAGAERIGASRGATIVDEYRQSES, from the coding sequence ATGCTCCCGGAAGACGTTCCCGCACGAATCGAACACACCGTGCTCGGCCCGGAAACGACACCAGCTGCCGTCATCGACGTGCTCGATGACGCGATCGAGTACGGGATGGCTGCCTGCGTCCCGCCGTGTTACGTCGCCCAGGCGGGTACATACGCACCCGAGGTCAGACTCGCGACTGTCGTCGGGTTCCCCCATGGACAGCATGCGTCGTCGGTCAAAGCGGCCGAGGCAGCCCAGGCCGGCGACGACGGTGCCGACGAACTCGACATGGTCTGTAACATCGGGCAGCTCAAAGCCGGCGAAGACGAGCTCGTGAGGACGGACATTGCGGAAGTCGTCGCGGCCACGTCGCTGCCAGTCAAAGTCATCGTCGAAGCACCGCTGTTGACTGACGCCGAACTCGACCGCGTCGGGCAACTGACCGCTGAAGCTGGCGCTGACTTTCTCAAGACATCGACCGGATTCAACGGCGGTGCGACAGTGGCCGATGTCGAGCGGCTGAGTCGGTATCTTCCGGTCAAGGCCAGCGGCGGGATCGGCTCCTGGGAGAAAGCAAAGGCGATGTTCGAGGCCGGGGCTGAACGGATCGGAGCCTCACGCGGCGCGACGATCGTCGACGAATACAGACAATCCGAGTCGTAA
- a CDS encoding FG-GAP repeat protein, producing the protein MNPSRRTALKLVGTASLTAVAGCSGIAAPGQSFGNRRTLWPDDGTADDLFGNEVAVSRDGSTILVSAYQADTSSGTETGAVYVFERADESWTQAEKLVPDASRDIYSFGAGVALSADGTTAVVGCGFDERREMQTSGAVYVFERVDGEWSQEARLIEDVADDATDRSVAFANALGESVAVSTDGGTVLAGAPYHVFSTTSGGPPVSGGSAVDDVVASVNDSIGPTPGAAFVFERSGGEWHQAAKFASEERRGPDHVGSAVALTGDGSKAFVASQGGGSVTVFERVEESWAEASTLPIDDDTFLYRDGVIGISSDGTMAVVGDYGGPASVFEWVDGEWTRSATLSPGQTDNPGKNAHVALSADGERALIVRPSTERKNVVEAVTRSGGSWPRGTVLDAGDGRSDGRFGRSLALAGDGTTAVVGADRAATENGIPTGAAFVFE; encoded by the coding sequence ATGAACCCAAGCCGTCGGACCGCCCTCAAACTCGTTGGCACAGCCAGTCTCACGGCGGTTGCTGGCTGCAGCGGCATTGCCGCCCCCGGCCAGTCCTTTGGCAACCGACGGACGCTTTGGCCCGATGACGGCACTGCGGACGATCTGTTCGGCAACGAAGTCGCCGTTTCCCGGGACGGATCGACGATTCTGGTCAGTGCGTATCAAGCCGACACCTCCAGTGGAACGGAAACGGGCGCAGTCTACGTCTTCGAACGCGCCGATGAGTCCTGGACCCAAGCTGAAAAACTCGTTCCCGACGCCTCGCGAGACATCTACTCGTTCGGGGCCGGCGTGGCGCTGTCGGCCGACGGCACGACGGCCGTCGTCGGGTGTGGGTTCGACGAGCGACGCGAGATGCAGACATCGGGTGCGGTGTACGTCTTCGAACGGGTCGACGGCGAGTGGAGCCAGGAGGCGAGATTGATCGAGGACGTGGCGGATGACGCCACCGACAGGTCAGTAGCGTTTGCCAATGCGCTCGGCGAATCCGTCGCGGTCTCGACCGACGGGGGGACGGTGCTGGCCGGCGCACCCTACCACGTCTTCAGTACGACCAGCGGCGGCCCGCCGGTCTCCGGTGGATCGGCCGTCGACGACGTGGTCGCGTCCGTCAACGACTCGATCGGCCCGACACCGGGAGCGGCGTTCGTCTTCGAGCGATCCGGCGGCGAGTGGCACCAGGCCGCGAAATTCGCCTCCGAGGAACGGCGGGGGCCAGACCACGTTGGATCGGCGGTCGCACTCACAGGTGATGGGTCGAAAGCCTTCGTCGCCTCCCAGGGGGGCGGTTCGGTCACCGTCTTCGAGCGCGTTGAGGAGTCCTGGGCCGAAGCATCGACGCTCCCGATCGACGACGATACCTTCCTGTACCGCGACGGTGTGATCGGCATCTCCAGTGACGGCACCATGGCGGTCGTCGGGGACTACGGCGGCCCGGCGTCCGTCTTCGAATGGGTAGACGGCGAGTGGACCCGGTCGGCGACACTCTCACCCGGCCAGACGGACAACCCCGGGAAGAACGCACACGTCGCGCTCTCCGCCGACGGCGAGAGGGCCCTCATCGTCAGGCCGAGTACCGAACGGAAGAATGTTGTCGAGGCCGTCACTCGGTCGGGAGGATCGTGGCCTCGGGGAACGGTACTCGACGCCGGGGACGGCCGGTCGGACGGTCGATTCGGGCGGTCACTGGCACTCGCCGGTGACGGAACCACGGCCGTCGTCGGCGCTGATCGGGCAGCCACGGAGAACGGCATCCCCACCGGTGCGGCGTTTGTTTTCGAGTAA
- a CDS encoding HPP family protein, whose protein sequence is MSGRSGAAYRRLRRRMRYRAGAFRRWVEHTRNLVHLSVLVAIPLLMGVVTWLSNFLGILPYLLFPPLASGSYSLFTNPESPASSPRRFIGGLTAGALCGWIALAVTARYWYQVPPGQYQVHGGAVALGLFLTGAVTWALNLREASAYSTALLVHVTGTAQIEYVLSVFVSSTIVAGVFVAWRRGVYENRAELLYDSIRGDDRVLVPLLCEEADATAMLAARLAGAHDAGKVVLLDIVDDEAVASVERELIDTDATYSGDADWLANAGDASLTQADRDDLEAADFDAATLDDIAEKHAVSAAADRLETDAARIETKVGVPCDVIVAADGDSPADTISRTAKQANCDLIAVPYQERHGGLSPTIKQLFVGDIDVLVHRSHEGRTRWKRILVPVRTKGVAHSMIDFATRLAGRTGHVSVCHCITAAQQRRQAEELLADLVETFTGRIETRVAAEDLQSFLTENAPGYDLVIIGSSQDRSTTSRFVSPPTFERLEDVATDVAIVDRNYVDDR, encoded by the coding sequence ATGAGTGGACGGTCGGGGGCTGCCTACCGCAGATTGCGTCGGCGCATGCGCTATCGAGCCGGCGCGTTTCGCCGCTGGGTCGAGCACACCCGGAATCTCGTCCACCTTTCGGTCCTCGTTGCGATCCCGCTGTTGATGGGTGTCGTGACGTGGCTCTCGAACTTTCTCGGGATTCTCCCGTATCTGCTGTTCCCGCCGCTGGCCTCCGGGTCGTACTCGCTGTTCACGAACCCGGAAAGCCCCGCGTCCTCCCCACGCCGGTTCATCGGGGGGCTGACCGCCGGCGCACTCTGTGGGTGGATCGCACTCGCCGTGACGGCCCGGTACTGGTATCAGGTCCCACCGGGACAGTATCAGGTTCACGGTGGGGCGGTTGCGCTTGGCCTCTTTCTGACCGGGGCCGTCACGTGGGCGTTAAACCTGCGCGAGGCATCGGCGTATTCGACGGCGCTGCTCGTTCACGTCACCGGGACGGCACAGATCGAGTACGTCCTGAGCGTCTTCGTGTCGTCGACGATCGTCGCCGGTGTCTTCGTTGCCTGGCGTCGTGGCGTCTACGAAAACCGGGCGGAGTTGCTCTACGATTCGATCCGCGGCGACGACCGCGTGCTCGTTCCGTTGCTCTGTGAGGAGGCCGACGCGACGGCGATGCTCGCCGCTCGACTCGCTGGGGCCCACGACGCCGGCAAAGTCGTCCTGCTCGACATCGTCGACGACGAAGCGGTCGCCAGCGTCGAGCGCGAACTCATCGACACTGACGCGACTTACAGCGGCGATGCGGACTGGCTGGCGAACGCGGGCGATGCGTCGCTGACTCAAGCGGATCGGGATGATCTCGAAGCGGCCGATTTCGATGCAGCGACGCTCGACGATATTGCGGAGAAACACGCCGTCTCGGCCGCGGCGGACCGTCTCGAAACCGATGCTGCCCGTATCGAGACGAAGGTTGGCGTACCATGTGACGTGATCGTCGCCGCCGACGGTGACTCACCTGCAGATACGATCTCCCGCACTGCCAAGCAGGCAAACTGTGACTTGATCGCCGTCCCGTACCAGGAACGCCACGGCGGGCTGTCGCCGACGATCAAACAGCTGTTCGTTGGTGATATCGACGTGCTGGTCCATCGGTCTCACGAGGGTCGCACCCGCTGGAAGCGAATCCTCGTCCCGGTCCGGACGAAAGGCGTTGCCCACAGCATGATCGACTTCGCGACGCGGCTCGCCGGACGGACCGGTCACGTCAGCGTGTGTCACTGTATTACCGCAGCCCAACAACGTCGCCAGGCCGAGGAATTGCTCGCCGACCTCGTCGAGACGTTTACCGGTCGGATCGAAACCCGGGTTGCGGCCGAGGATCTCCAGTCGTTTCTCACGGAGAACGCGCCGGGATACGATCTGGTCATCATCGGCTCAAGTCAGGACCGGAGTACGACCTCGCGGTTCGTCTCGCCGCCGACCTTCGAACGCCTCGAAGACGTAGCGACTGATGTCGCGATCGTCGATCGGAATTACGTCGACGACCGTTAG
- a CDS encoding NAD-binding protein produces MDEIRDWLGSRPAIYLTSVVAVLSVATGLVHVGSASVSGPLAEIIPSTLQQTAGFTGSLTGFLMLASVFGLRRRLRIAWFSTVVLLPVTAFQGLVQSSVVSMPLVVLSVLSVPTVLLSYRRFDRKIDLSLSQLAALAALVGTMTYGTVGTYALREEFAQVETLTDALYYTVVTASTVGYGDVIPSSSDGTRLFALSVVVLGTASFALALGSLIGPMIQARFARALGTMTRTQLDQLEDHVLVLGYGDLTEPILEELQSETAFIVVTPDDDAATALGNRDINAIVGDPSDDEPLQRAGIDRARAVLVATNDDAQDALAILTARQLNPEARIVAAATDRANIEKLRRAGADSVISPAVIGGHLLVQSAMGGDGMESIADRLLAVKDENDL; encoded by the coding sequence ATGGACGAGATTCGGGATTGGTTGGGCTCAAGGCCGGCGATCTATCTGACGTCAGTCGTGGCCGTCCTGTCGGTCGCGACGGGGCTCGTACACGTCGGCTCAGCGTCGGTCTCGGGCCCTCTCGCGGAGATAATCCCGTCGACGCTTCAGCAGACTGCCGGATTTACCGGATCACTGACCGGCTTTCTCATGTTGGCGTCGGTCTTTGGCCTTCGGCGACGACTTCGGATCGCGTGGTTCTCGACGGTTGTCCTGTTGCCGGTGACAGCTTTCCAGGGACTCGTGCAGTCCTCGGTCGTCTCGATGCCGCTGGTCGTCCTCTCGGTGCTGTCGGTCCCGACTGTCCTGTTGAGTTACCGGCGGTTCGACCGGAAGATCGACCTCTCGCTCTCACAGCTTGCGGCACTGGCCGCGCTCGTCGGAACGATGACCTACGGCACTGTCGGCACCTATGCGTTGCGCGAGGAGTTCGCACAGGTCGAGACACTCACGGACGCGCTGTACTACACGGTCGTGACCGCGTCGACTGTCGGCTATGGCGACGTGATCCCGTCCAGTTCCGACGGCACTCGACTGTTCGCGCTGTCAGTCGTCGTTCTCGGAACGGCGTCGTTCGCGCTCGCCCTCGGCTCGCTGATCGGCCCGATGATCCAGGCCCGGTTTGCACGCGCACTCGGCACTATGACACGCACACAACTCGACCAGCTCGAGGATCACGTCCTCGTGCTGGGGTACGGCGACCTCACGGAACCGATCCTCGAAGAACTTCAGTCCGAGACGGCCTTTATCGTCGTCACGCCCGACGACGACGCGGCAACCGCACTCGGCAATCGGGACATCAATGCGATCGTTGGCGATCCCAGCGACGACGAACCCCTTCAGCGGGCCGGCATCGATCGCGCCCGCGCGGTGCTGGTGGCAACCAACGACGACGCCCAGGATGCTCTCGCGATCCTGACCGCGAGACAACTCAATCCCGAAGCCCGGATCGTCGCCGCCGCGACTGACCGCGCAAACATCGAGAAGCTCCGGCGAGCGGGGGCCGACTCGGTCATCAGCCCGGCAGTTATCGGCGGGCATCTTCTGGTCCAGTCGGCCATGGGCGGGGACGGTATGGAATCGATCGCCGACCGACTGCTCGCGGTCAAGGACGAAAACGATCTCTGA